One stretch of Echeneis naucrates chromosome 11, fEcheNa1.1, whole genome shotgun sequence DNA includes these proteins:
- the LOC115051107 gene encoding uncharacterized protein LOC115051107 has translation MYQGQAQTDVSSRSELLSSLKVYLNNKNRLQPIIGLGSITECVKVGAHKRETMYLCEVCVCRLGKADMRNHIMGSLHRYNYIKACYPFLVHEWEENSDLSELAWPLMAIAKTVEGKEGAGDVQLLEVDDAVYQKMATDCEIEAITTMNFLKDSKCEPENDSGNASVQLEHNSIQSVKNILLDHHRQKWSEKSLTDTDILQISPQTSEQSYMPPPLMQSSVAPTKLESLFKSTSESQLHDTRMSPETCALPGVNKSFLDGYTESKPLIGLFCVVECRSKDGHTHIFLCQCCRIRSNKNDIIDHLTSSSHLINYLMEKHPEQLDVVTADAQDNGELIQSLARRVEQEEGRGELKVITIPESLSILMNGKSYHWCIKMLFNGWTWTNVQKNKLKVKGPRMNKTSVESLPEKRTVVLSKSATRKKRRRKMKKAGNTVFKVSLPLTEGSVLLERMPFSEYSPTVSHSATSDLIPLPEDCELDCDTASLSLNNTEKTAVRTISQHQQDLYSYADSEFMEMERIFTGTKYENVDSNFSIN, from the exons ATGTATCAGGGTCAGGCACAAACAG ATGTTTCAAGCCGAAGTGAGCTGCTCAGTTCTCTGAAGGTTTATCTGAACAATAAGAACAGACTACAACCCATTATTG GCCTTGGCAGCATCACAGAATGTGTGAAGGTGGGTgcacacaaaagagaaacaatgtacttgtgtgaggtgtgtgtgtgtcgactCGGTAAAGCTGACATGCGGAACCACATAATGGGAAGTCTCCACAGATACAACTACATT AAAGCTTGCTACCCCTTTTTGGTGCATGAATGGGAGGAGAACTCTGACTTGTCTGAGTTGGCCTGGCCTCTGATGGCGATTGCCAAGACAGTTGAGGGCAAAGAGGGGGCTGGAGATGTTCAG TTGTTGGAGGTTGATGATGCTGTGTACCAGAAGATGGCAACAGACTGTGAGATTGAGG CAATAACTACAATGAATTTCTTAAAAGACTCGAAGTGTGAACCTGAGAATGATTCAGGGAATGCGTCTGTACAGCTGGAGCACAATTCCATCCAGTCTGTGAAGAATATATTGCTTGACCACCACCGACAGAAATGGTCTGAGAAATCTCTTACAGATACAGATATCTTACAGATATCACCTCAGACTTCAGAACAGAGTTACATGCCTCCACCTCTGATGCAGTCAAGTGTAGCTCCCACCAAGTTGGAGAGCTTGTTCAAAAGCACCTCAGAATCACAGCTGCACGATACTCGGATGTCACCTGAAACCTGTGCACTGCCAGGTGTCAACAAAAGCTTTCTTGACGGCTACACAGAAAGCAAGCCTCTAATTG GTCTTTTCTGTGTAGTCGAGTGCAGGAGTAAAGatggccacacacacattttcttatgCCAATGCTGTCGCATCAGATCcaacaaaaatgacatcattgaTCACCTAACCAGCTCTTCCCATCTCATCAACTACTTG ATGGAAAAACATCCTGAGCAGCTGGATGTAGTCACAGCAGATGCTCAGGACAATGGTGAGCTGATCCAGTCATTGGCTAGAAGAGTGGAGCAAGAGGAGGGCAGAGGAGAACTGAAG GTGATAACCATACCAGAATCACTCAGTATCCTAATGAATGGCAAAAGTTACCACTGGT gtATAAAGATGCTATTTAATGGATGGACATGGACAAACgttcaaaaaaacaaattaaaagtcAAAG GGCCAAGGATGAACAAGACCTCGGTTGAATCACTGCCAGAGAAACGTACTGTGGTGCTGTCAAAAAGCGCaacaaggaagaaaagaaggagaaagatgaagaaagcAGGTAATACTGTCTTCAAAGTAAGCCTGCCTCTGACTGAAGGGTCGGTGCTTCTGGAGAGGATGCCTTTCAGTGAGTACAGCCCCACTGTGTCACATTCAGCGACCTCCGACCTTATTCCACTACCTGAGGACTGCGAGTTGGACTGTGACACTGCATCACTTTCACTTAACAACACTGAAAAGACTGCAGTGCGTACAATATCACAACATCAGCAAGACCTCTACAGTTATGCAGACAGTGAATTCATGGAAATGGAGAGAATCTTCACAGGCACAAAGTATGAAAATGTGGACAGTAACTTCAGCATTAATTAA